Sequence from the Thermocoleostomius sinensis A174 genome:
ACTGCCTTTGCCCAACTCACTCTCTGCCCAGATATGACCGCCATGTTGTTGCACAATCCGGCGACAAATTGCCAGTCCTAGTCCAGTTCCGCCCTTTTGGCGGGAGTCAGATGCATCAACCTGCTGAAAGCGTCCAAAGATGGTTTGCAACTTATCTGCTGGGATGCCGCGTCCCTGATCAGTGACCGAAAACCGGATCATAGCTTCAGAGGCAAGGGTTTCTGCGGTGACGATAATCGCGGTTTGCGAGGGAGAGAATTTGATGGCGTTGTTGACTAGGTTGACCAGAACCTGTACCAGCCAATCGGGATCAACCCAGACCCAAAGATTATCAGGTACAGTTGCCTCCAGGCGAATCTGATGGGCAGTGGCGAGGGCTTCAACGCTGGAAAAGGCTTGCTGCACCAGGGAAGTTACTGGACACCACTGAAATTTCAAGTCCACCTGCCCTGATTCCAGACGGTTTAATGCCAGGATGTCGTTGACTAGTCTCACCAACCGCTCGATGTTGTTATTGGCAATGCTCACCATTTCTTTAGCGGTTTGGGGATCGTCATCTAAAATGCCCTCGGCAACCAATCCCAAAGCGCCGCGAATCGAAGATAGAGGGGTGCGAATTTCATGGCTGATGATGGAGATAAATTCTTGCTTAAGCCGTTCCAGTTCCCGCTGCCGGGTAACATCCCGCAGGACGATTAATCCCCCGGTTACGGTCGTGCTGCCGTTGTGTAAAGGTGAGTAGCGGGCTTCAATCAATCGGATTTGCCCAGTTTGGGGATGGGAATGGGAAAAATCGAACGCCGTCACCGTATCCGTTGTCCCCAGATGAAGATGCGGAAGGGTCGCGTCTGGTAGGAGAGTGCGGAAGAGATTCATCCCACACTGCCCAATGGCGCGATCGCGGGGAATGCCCGTCAGGGTTTCCATGGCTGGATTCCATACGGTACAAATACCGTTTTCGTCAAACGCAGCAATGGCATCGACACTGCCGTTGATGAGTTGCAGCGATCGATTGCGTTCCTGTTGCAGCGCGTCTCGTAGTTGCACCTGAGTCGTAATATCTCGGCCTTCAGCAATTAACCACATCACCTGCTTCGATTGAGACCGATAAATGGGTTTTACCGATATATCAAACGTATGAGGTTGGTCAGTAGTGCTCTTGAAGGTGACTTCGGTGCGGAAGAAGTGCCCTGCTGCGGCTTGACCGACCGCCGTTTTAGCAATTTCAGTTAATTCAGGACGCTGCTGCCAGAGGGGGAATTCCCAAAAGGGTTTACCTAACACCTCCCTCCGACTGATCTGAGCAAAGGCAAGGGGGGCTTGGTTGACTTCGATCAAGGTTCCATCTGGTGTCAACAGTCCGGCAAATTCGTATAGCTCATCAAACACAGACTGAAATTTGTGTTCGCTCTGGCGGAGGTTGGACTCAGCCTGCTGTCGTTTTCTAGCTTCTCGTCGCA
This genomic interval carries:
- a CDS encoding ATP-binding protein, which translates into the protein MSQGRFHLQKRLVNAELLVAILLLGSTGVVALFNARQWQMTQEQVQHTYNVLLTLERTKTNVNGTAKARRGYWLTQGIEADSRIFLQDYQTSVQQTQQSLAQLQQLSADNPTQQTRLQEINALWQQYHVLHQSQVEPSPTGNQSEARISAVIQTPDRLQRQIFARLNQMAATEEQLLEQRTAATARLTRTSNSILAIAYGLSLVSLGTIYALLRREARKRQQAESNLRQSEHKFQSVFDELYEFAGLLTPDGTLIEVNQAPLAFAQISRREVLGKPFWEFPLWQQRPELTEIAKTAVGQAAAGHFFRTEVTFKSTTDQPHTFDISVKPIYRSQSKQVMWLIAEGRDITTQVQLRDALQQERNRSLQLINGSVDAIAAFDENGICTVWNPAMETLTGIPRDRAIGQCGMNLFRTLLPDATLPHLHLGTTDTVTAFDFSHSHPQTGQIRLIEARYSPLHNGSTTVTGGLIVLRDVTRQRELERLKQEFISIISHEIRTPLSSIRGALGLVAEGILDDDPQTAKEMVSIANNNIERLVRLVNDILALNRLESGQVDLKFQWCPVTSLVQQAFSSVEALATAHQIRLEATVPDNLWVWVDPDWLVQVLVNLVNNAIKFSPSQTAIIVTAETLASEAMIRFSVTDQGRGIPADKLQTIFGRFQQVDASDSRQKGGTGLGLAICRRIVQQHGGHIWAESELGKGSTFYFTLPCPEQKQEEDIENQESFVS